The Astatotilapia calliptera chromosome 17, fAstCal1.2, whole genome shotgun sequence genome has a segment encoding these proteins:
- the tm4sf18 gene encoding transmembrane 4 L6 family member 1, protein MCCSVGFARSLGLALLPLALCCIVANLLLLFPMGEITYIKQDRLASYIWYFGGLGGGGLLMLVPAVAFTTLGKCSCCWNESLMMCGSVLAAVVGLVGSAYCFIVSGYALLQGPQCFTSYGWSYPFADQKGRYLLQPETWTRCLQPVNIIEWNITLLCVLLGLAVLEFIICLLQLGNGLVNAVCRPCCYKQEYSLNA, encoded by the exons ATGTGTTGTTCGGTGGGTTTTGCCAGGTCTCTGGGCCTGGCTCTGTTGCCTCTGGCCCTTTGCTGTATTGTGGCAaacctgctactgctgtttccCATGGGAGAAATCACCTACATTAAGCAGGACCGCCTGGCCAGCTACATCTGGTACTTTGGTGGCCTAGGAGGTGGGGGGCTGTTG atgCTGGTTCCAGCGGTTGCCTTCACCACGCTGGGGAAATGTAGTTGCTGCTGGAATGAGAGTTTAATG ATGTGTGGGTCAGTGTTGGCAGCTGTGGTCGGTCTGGTGGGGTCTGCCTACTGTTTCATCGTATCAGGGTATGCACTCCTGCAGGGCCCCCAATGCTTCACCTCGTATGGATGGTCGTACCCCTTTGCAGACCAAAAGGGCAG GTATCTTCTGCAGCCAGAAACGTGGACACGGTGCCTTCAGCCGGTTAACATCATAGAGTGGAACATCACTCTGCTGTGTGTCTTACTGGGCCTGGCAGTGCTGGAGTTCATCATCTGTCTCCTACAGCTGGGAAATGGCCTAGTCAACGCTGTCTGCCGGCCCTGCTGCTACAAGCAGGAGTACAGTCTTAATGCTTAG